DNA from Halobaculum sp. XH14:
ATGGCCGATGACCCCCGACATCAGTAGGCGGTGCAGGTGGGGGTTCTGGGTCGTCATGGAGACGTCGAGCTCGTCGGTGCCGGCGTTGTACGTGGCGACGGCGGCCCGCGGCTCCATCGCGTTCGGGGTGAGCAGCTGGTTGTCGATGTCGACGCTCGCGGTGTGGGCCGCCGACGCGAACGCCTCCTCCGTCTTGTCCTCGTCGCCGATCTCCCAGTCGAACGCGACGTTGCCGTCCGCGTCCGAGTGGAGCTGTGGCGCGTCGCCCGAGAGCGCCTCGCCCGGGCCGGTGACGGCGTCCAGCCGGTCGTACTCCACCTCGACCGCGCTCGCGGCGTCCCGGGCGACGTAGCGCTCCTCGGCGACGACGACCGCGATGGCGTCGCCCTGGTAGCGAACGCGGCCGTCCGCGAGGATCGGGTGGTCGACGTCGTTCAGGCTCGGCAGGAGCCAGCCGACCGGCAGGAGGAACGGGAGTTCGCCCGGCGTGTCCTCGCGGGCGAGATCGTCGTGCGTGTACGCGCCGATCACGCCGTCCATCGCCTCGGCGGCGCTCGTGTCCACGTCCTCGATCCTCGCGTGCCCGTACTGGCTCCGCACGACGGCCATGTGGGCCATCTCCGGGAGCTGGATGTCGTCGGTGTACTCCGCGTTGCCGGTGATGAGCGCGGGGTCCTCCCGGCGCTCGATGGCCGACCCGAGGATGTCGGCCGCGCTCACGTCGTCCGGGTCGAGCGACTCGATGCTCATTCCGGCTCACCCCCGCCGGACGCCGTCCCGTCGTCGGGTACCTCGCCGCAGTCGGCTGTCTCGCCGCCGTCGGTCACCGGCCGGTCGTCCGGCCGCTCGCCGCCGTCCGCGACCGCGCCGCTCCCCATCGAGTCGGCGGCGTTCTCGACCGCGTTGACGATGTTCTGATAGCCGGTACAGCGACAGAGGTTCCCCTCCAGCCCCTCGCGGATCTCCTCGCGGGACGGGTCGGGGTTCTCCTCCAGCAGGTCCACGGCGGTCAGCATCATGCCGGGCGTGCAGTAGCCGCACTGCAGCCCGTGCTCCTCCTGGAACCCCTCCTGGATCGGGTGGAACTCGCCGCCCTCGGCGAGCCCCTCGACCGTCTCGATCTCCGCGCCGTCGGCCTGCACAGCGAGGGCGGTACAGGACTTCATCGCGTCGCCGTCCATGCGGACGGTACAGGCGCCACACAGGCTGCTCTCACAGCCCACGTTCGCGCCCGTATAGCCGAGTTCGTCCCGGATGGCGTGGACGAGCAGGGTCCGCGCGTCCACCGTCAGCTCGCGCTCCGTTCCGTTCACCGTCAGTGTGATGTCGTGTTCTGTCATTGGATCCGTTCACTTGGACCGGCCGAGCAGCCGGCTGATCAGGCCACGCTTCTCCGAGTCGTCGTCCGATTCGTCCGCCGTGTCGCCGCCGGCACCGTCCGTCCCGTCGGGCGGCACCGCGTCGTCCGTCGCGTCCGTGTCGCCCCCCGCGCCCTCGGTAGCCGCCGCGTCGTCCTGCTCGTCGTCGGCGACCGCCGTGTCCGCGTCGTCCCCGCCCGCTGCCTCCGCCGCGTCCGCCTCCTCGAGCTGGAGCTCCTCCAGCCGCGACTGGATCGAGGAGAAGAACTGCTTCACGAGCCGGTTCGCCACCGGGTTGATGACGCGCTGTCCCATCCCGGCGACCTTGCCGAACACGTCGGCCTGCGTCTCCCAGTCGACCTCCACGCCGTCGTCGGTTTCGGCGAGCTCCATGCCGGAGGACATCTCGAAGGAACTGTCGCCGGAACTCCCCTCGCCGGAGGCGCGCATCCGCGGCCGCTCGCGCTCGTCGATCGTCACGACCGTCTCGAACGTCGGGTTCACCGGGCCGACGCTGATCTGGACCAGCGCGGCGTACCGCTCGCCCTCGCGGAACGCCCGTTCCTCGATCACCGCCGGGTCGCCGGTCGGCTCCCGGTCCTCGCCCTCGGCACGATCGGCGAGCGAGTCGAAGTCCACGTCCTCGCTCTCGACGTGGAGCAGGAACTCACAGCCGGGCAGCGAGTCCGCGATCAACACCGGGTCCGAGAGCGCGAGCCATACCTCCTCGACCGTCGCTTCCTCGAGTTCGAAAGTTCCGTTGAATTCCATCTGTCGGTCCTCACCTCCTGACGGCACGTGCCAGGCGAGTGCATGTCATTCTCTCACTATGTCATCAAAAATCTTTGCAAACTCGGGGTCGGCCCGGGGATGTAACCCTGACAGCTTACTTCCCAGTGGCGGCGAAAGTGGTCTCACGCGACCGGGCCAAGACCTATGTCGCCGCTGGGCCGAGTGCGGGCATGGGCGGCACCGGTCTCGTCACACGATCCGCGGCGGTCGAATCGCTGCTCGACCGCCGGCGGGAACTGCTGGCCGGCCGCGACGCGGAGTCGGTCACGCCCGACGTCGTCGCCGGGCGGACGGCGGCGTCGGCCGTCACCGCTCCCGCTTCCGTCCCGTCCGCCGACTTCGCCACGATGGACGGCTTCGCGTTCGCGTCGGGCGACGAGTATCCCCGCTCCGTCGTCGCCCGCGTCGACCCCGCGGGCGATCCGCCCGCACTCGGCGTCGGCGAGGCGGTTCGGGTCGCCACCGGCGCGCCGCTGCCCGCGCGAGCCGACGCGGTGCTCCCGCGGGAGGACGCCACCGTCTCCGACGCCGGGCTCACCGGCCCGTCGCTCTCGCCGGGAACGAACCTCGTCCGGGCGGGAACGACGGCGACCGAGGGCGAGGCGCTCTTCGAGGCGGGCGACCGGCTGGCCCCCCGACACGCGGCGCTGCTCCGCGACGTCGGCGTCGACGAGGTGGCCGTCCACCGTCGGCTCTCGGTCGGCATCCTCGCGACCGGCACCGAGATCCACGAGGGGACACAGCCCGACCGTGACTCGGACGTGCTGGCGAACCTCGTGCGCGAGTGGGGTCACGCGCCGACGCTGCTCGGCGCGGTGCCGGACGAGGAAGCGGCAGTGTACGGGGCGATCGAGCGCGCGGCTGACGCCCACGACCTCGTCCTGACCTCGGGCGGCACCGGCGGGAGCGAGGGCGACCACGTCGGGACCGCCCTCGCGGATCACGACCGGCTGTTCGCGGGCGTCGCGCTGCGTCCCGGCCGCCCGACGACCGCCGCGACGGTCGGCGGGACGCTCGTCTGCGGGCTCCCCGGCAAGCCGCTGGCGGCCCACACGGCCGCGACGCTGCTCGTCCGGCCGGCGCTCACCGGGGAGACGCGGCTGCCGACGGTCACGGTCCCCGCGACGAGCGACGTCGACCTCCCCTCGCCCGACCGCGAGTACGCGGTTCCGGTCGCGTTCAGCGACGGGCAGGCGGAACCGGTCGGCC
Protein-coding regions in this window:
- a CDS encoding (2Fe-2S)-binding protein, with the protein product MTEHDITLTVNGTERELTVDARTLLVHAIRDELGYTGANVGCESSLCGACTVRMDGDAMKSCTALAVQADGAEIETVEGLAEGGEFHPIQEGFQEEHGLQCGYCTPGMMLTAVDLLEENPDPSREEIREGLEGNLCRCTGYQNIVNAVENAADSMGSGAVADGGERPDDRPVTDGGETADCGEVPDDGTASGGGEPE
- a CDS encoding CoxG family protein; translation: MEFNGTFELEEATVEEVWLALSDPVLIADSLPGCEFLLHVESEDVDFDSLADRAEGEDREPTGDPAVIEERAFREGERYAALVQISVGPVNPTFETVVTIDERERPRMRASGEGSSGDSSFEMSSGMELAETDDGVEVDWETQADVFGKVAGMGQRVINPVANRLVKQFFSSIQSRLEELQLEEADAAEAAGGDDADTAVADDEQDDAAATEGAGGDTDATDDAVPPDGTDGAGGDTADESDDDSEKRGLISRLLGRSK
- a CDS encoding molybdopterin molybdotransferase MoeA; protein product: MGGTGLVTRSAAVESLLDRRRELLAGRDAESVTPDVVAGRTAASAVTAPASVPSADFATMDGFAFASGDEYPRSVVARVDPAGDPPALGVGEAVRVATGAPLPARADAVLPREDATVSDAGLTGPSLSPGTNLVRAGTTATEGEALFEAGDRLAPRHAALLRDVGVDEVAVHRRLSVGILATGTEIHEGTQPDRDSDVLANLVREWGHAPTLLGAVPDEEAAVYGAIERAADAHDLVLTSGGTGGSEGDHVGTALADHDRLFAGVALRPGRPTTAATVGGTLVCGLPGKPLAAHTAATLLVRPALTGETRLPTVTVPATSDVDLPSPDREYAVPVAFSDGQAEPVGHEDSDRPLYGTRFAPGRVAATTAISLADGFVLTTEPFESGDSVEVVPYEVVE